A window from Solanum stenotomum isolate F172 chromosome 5, ASM1918654v1, whole genome shotgun sequence encodes these proteins:
- the LOC125865169 gene encoding uncharacterized protein LOC125865169, with the protein MSVFGGDSWAREAQCRKRRVDELMVDNIDSSAYKKLSSGKFVCIVCSHRPVLDTPLMLSVHVKGSSHRAAESRLRERESGRQDEINKRIALSECDIATSKTLSSSQLGRSASKPLIECTRKAASDVLHQNLARSTASQGNEIKCTQADTTSVLPNQRNSQCVQIGVTTNQTNMSQAYNQGRRERELKFTSAGWKRDGHGKWFKDENVEFDSDEEDPNLCLP; encoded by the exons ATGAGTGTGTTTGGAGGAGATAGCTGGGCGAGGGAAGCGCAATGTAGGAAGAGAAGAGTCGATGAATTGATGGTTGACAACATCGATTCTTCTGCTTATAAGAAGCTCTCCAGCGGCAAATTTGTCTGCATCGTTTGCTCTCACCGTCCGGTCCTCGACACTCCCCTCATGCTCTCT GTACATGTCAAAGGTTCAAGCCATCGAGCAGCAGAGTCAAGGCTTAGAGAAAGAGAATCAGGGAGGCAAGATGAGATAAACAAGAGAATAGCCTTGTCAGAATGTGATATTGCCACCTCCAAAACCTTGTCATCCAGCCAGTTAGGTAGATCAGCAAGCAAACCACTGATTGAATGCACAAGGAAAGCTGCTTCTGACGTACTTCATCAAAATTTGGCACGAAGTACTGCTTCTCAAGGGAATGAGATCAAATGTACCCAGGCTGATACTACAAGTGTTCTACCTAATCAAAGAAATAGTCAATGTGTTCAGATAGGAGTCACAACAAATCAAACTAATATGTCTCAGGCATACAACCAGGGACGACGAGAAAGGGAGCTTAAGTTCACATCTGCTGGCTGGAAGCGTGATGGCCATGGGAAGTGGTTTAAGGATgaaaat GTAGAGTTTGATTCAGATGAAGAAGATCCTAATCTCTGCCTTCCATGA